The following proteins come from a genomic window of Aptenodytes patagonicus chromosome W, bAptPat1.pri.cur, whole genome shotgun sequence:
- the LOC143171896 gene encoding 3-ketoacyl-CoA thiolase, mitochondrial-like codes for MALLRGVFIVAAKRTPFGTYGGLLKDFTATDLTEHAARAALAAGKVSPEIIDSVIVGSVMQSSADAIYIARHVGLRVGIPVPVPALTVNRLCGSGFQSIASGCQEICLNDSEVVLCGGAENMSQAPYAVRNIRFGTRLGAELKLEDTLWEGLTDTHVKIPMAVTAENLAAKYNITREDCDRYAFKTQQRCKAAHDAGYFNAEMAPIEVKTKKGKESMQKDEHPKPQTTLEQLAKLPSIFKKDGTVTAGNASGVCDGAGAVIVASESALKKHSLTPLARVVAYHSAGCDPSIMGIGPVPAITEVLKKAGLTLKDMDLVEVNEAFAPQYLAVEKVLGLDPEKTNVNGGAIAIGHPLGASGSRITAHLVHELRRRGGKYAVGSACIGGGQGIALVIENTA; via the exons atGGCGCTCCTGCGGG GTGTATTCATTGTTGCGGCGAAGCGAACTCCTTTCGGGACCTATGGAGGTTTGCTGAAGGACTTCACAGCCACCGATCTGACAGAACACGCTGCTCGAGCTGCACTGGCTGCTGGCAAGGTCTCTCCTGAGATCATTGACAGTGTCATTGTCGGCAGTGTCATGCAG AGCTCCGCAGATGCGATTTATATTGCAAGACATGTTGGTTTACGTGTGGGAATTCCTGTCCCAGTTCCAGCCCTCACTGTCAACAGACTTTGTGGCTCTGGTTTCCAATCCATTGCCAGTGGATGTCAG GAAATTTGCCTTAATGACTCAGAAGTTGTTCTGTGTGGCGGAGCTGAAAATATGAGTCAGGCTCCTTATGCAGTTCGAAACATTCGATTTGGAACCAGATTAGGAGCAGAACTCAAG TTGGAAGACACACTGTGGGAAGGTCTAACAGATACGCATGTTAAAATACCTATGGCAGTTACAGCTGAAAATCTGGCTGCAAAATACAACATCACGCGAGAGGACTGTGACCGATACGCATTCAAAACGCAACAGAGATGCAAAGCTG CTCATGATGCTGGTTACTTTAATGCTGAGATGGCACCAattgaagtgaaaacaaaaaaggggaaagaaagtatGCAAAAGGACGAGCACCCAAAACCCCAGACCACTCTGGAACAATTGGCAAAACTCCCGTCTATCTTTAAAAAGGATGGAACGGTGACTGCTGGGAATGCTTCA GGGGTGTGTGATGGAGCTGGTGCAGTTATCGTTGCCAGTGAATCAGCACTTAAAAAGCACAGTCTTACTCCTCTGGCAAGAGTAGTAGCCTATCACTCAGCTGGCTGTGACCCTTCCATAATGGGCATTG GCCCTGTACCTGCAATTACCGAGGTTCTGAAGAAAGCAGGATtgaccctgaaagacatggatTTGGTAGAG GTGAATGAGGCATTTGCACCTCAGTATCTAGCTGTCGAAAAAGTTTTGGGCCTTGACCCTGAAAAAACCAATGTCAACGGAGGTGCCATCGCTATAGGTCATCCTTTGGGTGCTTCAGGATCACGGATCACAGCTCATCTGGTTCATGAATTAAG GCGTCGTGGCGGGAAATATGCAGTTGGGTCAGCTTGCATTGGCGGTGGACAAGGTATTGCTCTCGTCATTGAGAACACAGCCTGA